In Catenulispora sp. MAP5-51, a genomic segment contains:
- a CDS encoding transposase produces MADHEQKAGDALDPGQRALVKAFACVFMASVRQSLPHATLVVDRFDPMVEDLKALPARIAPILAAWNVKEDLMDLLALHGTHPERAWISALPARFYESATASGLPEMERLANTVSAWWPQILAAITTGVTNAASEGINRLIKTDARCACGYRNPANQRLRARCATARRARGHLTTRTSGPHSQSRKNL; encoded by the coding sequence TTGGCCGATCACGAGCAGAAAGCTGGCGACGCCCTCGACCCCGGCCAGCGCGCACTAGTGAAGGCGTTCGCGTGCGTGTTCATGGCCTCAGTCCGGCAATCGCTGCCGCACGCGACGCTCGTGGTGGACCGGTTTGACCCCATGGTCGAGGATCTCAAGGCGCTGCCCGCCAGGATCGCACCGATCCTGGCGGCGTGGAATGTCAAAGAGGACCTGATGGACCTGCTAGCGCTGCACGGCACCCACCCCGAGCGAGCATGGATATCGGCGCTGCCCGCCCGCTTCTACGAGTCTGCCACCGCGTCCGGCCTGCCGGAGATGGAGCGGCTTGCGAACACCGTCTCCGCCTGGTGGCCCCAAATACTTGCCGCGATCACCACGGGCGTGACGAACGCCGCCTCCGAAGGGATCAACCGGCTGATCAAGACCGACGCCCGCTGCGCGTGCGGCTACCGCAACCCCGCCAACCAGCGGCTACGCGCACGCTGCGCCACCGCCCGCCGAGCCCGAGGACACCTCACAACCCGCACCAGCGGACCGCACAGCCAATCGCGAAAGAACTTGTGA
- a CDS encoding TetR/AcrR family transcriptional regulator, whose translation MEKRRYSAALRTEQMALTRGRVLEVAGRMFVEQGYLGTTLNGIAKTAGVSVQTIYNTVGGKSALLKVVYDVTLAGDDEPVPMAQRPVFQAMIQAKAGREFLNHYAAIARHLNERVQPLVSMVLAQAATGDPDLRAFAETIEGERATGTANAAGHLAQHFGLRDGLDTEDAADILWTLTAPDLARRLVAERSWTWDRYQAWLATTMTDAVLAPQAL comes from the coding sequence ATGGAGAAGCGCCGCTACTCCGCCGCGCTGCGCACCGAGCAGATGGCCCTGACCCGAGGCCGTGTCCTGGAGGTCGCCGGACGGATGTTCGTCGAGCAGGGCTACCTCGGCACGACCCTGAACGGGATCGCCAAGACCGCCGGAGTCAGCGTGCAGACCATCTACAACACCGTCGGCGGTAAGAGCGCACTGCTCAAAGTGGTCTACGACGTCACCCTGGCGGGCGATGACGAGCCGGTGCCCATGGCCCAGCGCCCCGTCTTCCAGGCCATGATCCAGGCGAAGGCCGGCCGGGAGTTCCTGAACCACTACGCCGCGATCGCCCGCCACCTCAATGAGCGCGTACAACCCCTGGTCAGCATGGTCCTCGCGCAGGCCGCCACCGGAGACCCCGATCTGCGCGCCTTCGCCGAGACCATCGAGGGCGAACGCGCCACCGGGACCGCCAACGCCGCCGGCCACCTCGCACAGCACTTCGGACTGCGCGACGGCCTGGACACCGAGGACGCGGCCGACATCCTGTGGACGCTCACCGCGCCCGACCTCGCCCGCCGCCTGGTCGCCGAACGCTCCTGGACCTGGGACAGGTACCAAGCCTGGCTCGCCACGACCATGACTGACGCCGTACTCGCACCACAGGCCCTGTAA